In Kordiimonas sp. SCSIO 12610, the following are encoded in one genomic region:
- a CDS encoding ribonucleotide-diphosphate reductase subunit beta, with protein MIETGKLQPEETPQPHGLLEERHVYKPFRYPWAYEAWLMQQRIHWLPEEVPLAEDVRDWTNKLSDGEKNLLTQIFRFFTQSDIEVNNCYMKHYSQVFKPTEVQMMLAAFSNMETVHVAAYSHLLDTIGMPETEYSAFLRFKEMKDKYDYMQQFDTKDLRSTAITLAVFGAFTEGLQLFASFAMLLNFPRFNKMKGMGQIISWSVRDESLHCDSIVKLFRTLVSENPELWDDSLRADLLQACKTIVEHEDAFIDLAFAMEGIEGLTAAEVKEYIRYIADRRLQQLGLDAEYHIEANPLPWLDAMLNAVEHTNFFENRATEYSKAATQGSWDDAFA; from the coding sequence ATGATTGAAACGGGTAAGCTACAACCAGAAGAAACACCACAGCCACACGGTTTGCTTGAAGAACGGCATGTTTACAAACCGTTTCGCTATCCGTGGGCCTATGAAGCTTGGTTGATGCAGCAACGTATTCATTGGCTACCTGAAGAAGTGCCGCTTGCTGAAGATGTTCGGGATTGGACGAACAAGTTATCAGACGGTGAGAAAAACCTGCTAACGCAGATTTTTCGCTTCTTCACTCAAAGCGATATCGAAGTCAATAACTGCTATATGAAGCATTATAGTCAGGTGTTCAAACCGACCGAAGTACAGATGATGTTGGCTGCCTTTTCCAATATGGAGACTGTCCATGTTGCAGCCTATAGCCATCTTTTAGATACTATTGGCATGCCCGAAACAGAATATTCTGCCTTCCTTCGTTTCAAAGAAATGAAGGATAAGTATGACTATATGCAGCAGTTCGATACAAAAGATCTGCGGTCCACTGCCATCACACTTGCTGTTTTCGGTGCTTTCACCGAAGGGCTTCAGCTTTTCGCGAGCTTTGCAATGCTTCTCAATTTCCCGCGGTTCAACAAAATGAAGGGAATGGGTCAGATTATCAGTTGGTCAGTGCGGGACGAATCCTTGCACTGCGATTCTATCGTAAAACTATTCAGAACACTGGTGTCTGAAAACCCTGAACTTTGGGATGACAGCCTGCGCGCGGACTTATTGCAGGCCTGCAAAACAATTGTTGAGCACGAAGATGCTTTTATTGACCTTGCTTTTGCAATGGAAGGGATCGAAGGCCTGACCGCAGCTGAGGTTAAAGAATATATTCGCTATATTGCGGATCGCAGGTTGCAACAATTGGGGCTTGATGCCGAGTATCACATTGAAGCCAACCCGCTACCTTGGTTGGACGCTATGCTGAATGCGGTTGAACATACCAATTTCTTTGAAAATCGTGCGACTGAATATTCGAAAGCCGCTACGCAAGGGTCTTGGGACGACGCATTCGCCTAA
- a CDS encoding ABC transporter permease subunit has protein sequence MNDMMTVFRREFSSYFKTPLAYVFLVLFLVMQGLFTFYMGQFFEREQADLLSFFTYHPWLYLFFMPAIAMRLWSEERKSGTQELLLTLPLSTGMVVIGKYLAALAFAGVALILTFPIWITVNWLGTPDNGPIITGYIGSLLMAASYLAIGAAISSMTRNQVIAFVLTVTVCFFFLASGLPIVLNFFEGWVSDAILVAIANLSFLTHFDNLQKGVISLADVFYFVSVITLWLFINRSMIELKREEG, from the coding sequence ATGAACGATATGATGACAGTTTTTAGGCGTGAATTTTCCAGTTATTTCAAGACGCCGCTCGCCTACGTATTTCTGGTGCTTTTTCTCGTCATGCAGGGTTTGTTCACCTTCTATATGGGGCAATTCTTTGAGCGCGAACAAGCAGATTTACTGTCTTTTTTCACCTATCATCCATGGCTCTATTTATTCTTCATGCCGGCAATCGCGATGCGCCTATGGTCTGAGGAACGCAAAAGCGGAACCCAAGAACTCCTGCTAACATTACCACTTTCTACAGGTATGGTTGTTATTGGGAAATATCTCGCTGCTCTCGCCTTTGCAGGGGTTGCACTCATTCTGACATTTCCGATCTGGATCACCGTAAATTGGCTGGGCACGCCTGATAATGGACCTATTATCACTGGGTATATCGGGTCTTTGTTGATGGCAGCAAGTTATCTGGCCATTGGAGCGGCTATTTCTTCTATGACCCGAAATCAAGTAATAGCATTCGTATTAACCGTTACAGTTTGTTTTTTCTTTTTGGCGTCAGGGCTCCCTATAGTTTTGAACTTCTTTGAGGGATGGGTTTCAGACGCCATCTTGGTTGCTATTGCCAACCTGTCATTTCTTACCCATTTTGATAACCTTCAAAAGGGCGTTATAAGCCTCGCTGATGTATTTTATTTCGTAAGCGTAATAACACTTTGGCTTTTTATAAACAGATCGATGATCGAATTAAAAAGGGAGGAAGGATAA
- the htpG gene encoding molecular chaperone HtpG, with amino-acid sequence MSETISEELGFEAEVSRLLHMMVHSVYSEREIFLRELISNASDACDKRRYATLTDASLMAGDEQFGISITVDPDAKTLVISDNGIGMNRDDLKANLGTIAKSGTAGFMDQLTGDDKKDVQLIGQFGVGFYSTFMVADTVTVLTRKAGEDAGYLWASDGLGKYTITDTEKASVGTDITLHIKDDAAEYLEQHRLQTIINKYSDHIAVPIMLAIKGGDEEAADPKIINEGSAIWTRQKSEITEEQYTEFYRHVGHVFDEPSHTLHYRAEGMQEYTVLLFIPTSRPMDLFDPARKNRVKLYVKRVFISDDNADILPGWLRFMRGVVDSQDLPLNISREMLQNNPTLERMSKAITKKVVNELGKLATKQTETFETIWKEFGPVIKEGIYEDFERRDDLLKLARFKSTGTDGWTTLTDYVERMKDKQSSIYYVIGADENAAARSPQLEGFKSRGIEVLLLSDPVDEFWLQTVTDFEGKGFKSITRGASELADIADKEETSEPKERASEGAMTTLTTLMKEVLGEKVQDVRSSDRLTSTVACLVAADDAMDMHLERILKAHNQLDSVQAKVLEINPEHSLVRKLAEKASDSGAVDTLKDAVLLILDQARILEGETLEDPIAFSSRVTSVMEQGLS; translated from the coding sequence ATGTCTGAGACCATAAGCGAAGAACTTGGTTTTGAAGCAGAAGTTTCCCGCCTTCTGCATATGATGGTACATTCCGTTTATTCCGAACGTGAGATTTTCCTGCGCGAATTGATATCTAACGCTTCAGATGCTTGTGACAAACGCCGCTATGCTACCCTAACGGACGCAAGCCTAATGGCAGGCGACGAGCAGTTTGGTATTTCTATCACCGTAGACCCTGATGCTAAAACGCTTGTTATTTCGGATAACGGCATTGGCATGAACCGGGATGACCTAAAAGCAAACCTTGGCACAATCGCCAAGTCCGGTACTGCGGGCTTCATGGATCAGCTTACCGGTGACGACAAAAAAGACGTACAGTTGATCGGACAGTTTGGTGTCGGTTTTTACTCAACATTTATGGTTGCCGACACTGTAACTGTATTGACCCGAAAGGCTGGTGAGGATGCAGGATATTTATGGGCAAGTGACGGGCTGGGTAAATATACGATCACTGACACAGAAAAAGCTTCTGTTGGTACTGACATCACACTTCACATCAAGGATGATGCAGCCGAATATCTGGAACAGCACCGCCTGCAAACTATCATCAATAAATATAGCGATCATATCGCCGTTCCGATTATGCTTGCAATCAAGGGCGGTGATGAGGAAGCAGCTGACCCAAAAATTATCAATGAAGGCTCTGCGATCTGGACACGGCAGAAATCAGAAATTACCGAAGAGCAATATACCGAATTCTATCGCCACGTTGGGCACGTTTTTGATGAACCGAGCCATACCCTCCATTACCGTGCAGAAGGCATGCAGGAATATACAGTCCTTCTGTTCATTCCAACGTCACGACCGATGGACCTATTTGATCCTGCACGCAAGAACCGAGTAAAATTATACGTTAAGCGCGTATTTATCAGCGATGATAACGCCGATATCTTGCCAGGCTGGTTGCGTTTCATGCGCGGTGTTGTTGATAGTCAGGACCTCCCGCTCAACATTAGCCGGGAAATGCTACAAAACAACCCAACACTAGAGCGCATGTCAAAAGCCATCACGAAAAAAGTGGTGAACGAGCTCGGCAAACTTGCAACCAAACAAACAGAAACTTTCGAAACGATCTGGAAAGAGTTTGGTCCCGTTATCAAGGAAGGCATCTATGAAGACTTTGAGCGCCGTGATGATCTGTTAAAACTCGCGCGCTTTAAATCAACTGGCACAGATGGCTGGACAACGCTCACGGACTACGTAGAGCGCATGAAAGACAAGCAATCATCCATCTATTATGTTATTGGTGCGGACGAGAATGCGGCCGCACGCAGTCCTCAGTTGGAAGGTTTTAAATCACGCGGCATTGAGGTTCTTCTTCTTTCTGACCCGGTTGATGAATTTTGGCTGCAAACAGTGACAGATTTTGAAGGTAAGGGTTTCAAATCCATTACTCGCGGCGCTTCCGAGCTTGCTGATATTGCTGACAAGGAAGAAACATCAGAACCTAAAGAACGCGCAAGCGAAGGGGCAATGACAACCCTGACAACCTTGATGAAAGAGGTGTTGGGTGAAAAAGTTCAGGATGTACGATCATCTGATCGTTTAACATCAACGGTTGCCTGCCTTGTTGCAGCGGATGACGCGATGGATATGCATTTGGAACGCATTCTTAAAGCGCATAACCAATTGGATAGCGTTCAAGCAAAGGTTCTTGAGATTAACCCCGAACATTCTCTGGTTCGCAAGCTCGCTGAAAAAGCTTCTGATTCTGGCGCGGTAGATACGCTCAAGGATGCTGTTCTACTGATCCTTGACCAAGCGCGTATTCTGGAGGGTGAAACACTTGAGGATCCAATAGCATTCTCAAGCCGCGTAACCAGTGTTATGGAACAAGGCTTAAGCTAA
- a CDS encoding DUF2794 domain-containing protein codes for MTNNTGFHDLKQSKSSFQRHGQKPIVYLLRTELSQILNVYGRMVSGGKWFDYAIDTQPNYAVFSVYRRASEMPLYQIIKEPSLASRQGAWRILSMNGQIVKRGKELPAVLRYFDNKLLKLID; via the coding sequence ATGACCAACAACACAGGTTTTCACGACTTAAAACAGTCAAAATCTTCGTTCCAACGTCATGGTCAAAAGCCGATTGTTTATTTACTGCGCACGGAATTATCCCAGATCCTGAATGTATATGGTCGGATGGTTTCTGGTGGTAAATGGTTTGATTATGCGATCGATACTCAACCTAATTATGCGGTCTTCTCGGTTTACCGCAGGGCAAGCGAAATGCCATTATATCAGATCATCAAAGAACCTTCTTTGGCTTCAAGGCAAGGGGCTTGGCGGATACTTTCAATGAATGGGCAAATCGTAAAGCGGGGTAAGGAACTTCCTGCGGTGTTGCGATACTTTGACAATAAGCTTTTGAAACTTATTGATTAA
- a CDS encoding DUF4340 domain-containing protein — protein MSQRMTNILGYLTLFAILGAIWVLFGEDPSLNQGARGEKTFPDLEKTINQADEIHFAQNGQKVTLKRDNGLWTIQERQSYRAKGDKVRDFLRGIALSERREPKTASNDRFDQIGLGDKSLNITVYDQEQNSLAEFKMGSRRENSASGRSLTYIYKDGDTRSWLVSGLSAANADASWWLDDDLFLIDAKRTLELKAGGTVFIREPETNRYTIAKPETSANVIPAITPSDVVNFLSDVTFTDIQKRSNETNKALSTGYLKTYDGLSLAYSIYKIDNSFWLNLSASFNPDARDAGEEGILEGSPENGEQEAADINKKTSGWLFAVSDKDAEMLLRSTDDYIKNSAETSEN, from the coding sequence ATGTCGCAGCGCATGACAAATATCCTTGGGTACTTAACCTTGTTTGCTATTTTAGGCGCAATATGGGTTTTGTTTGGCGAAGACCCTTCTCTTAACCAAGGTGCGCGCGGAGAAAAAACATTCCCGGACCTTGAGAAAACGATCAATCAAGCAGATGAAATTCATTTCGCGCAAAACGGCCAAAAAGTAACTTTAAAACGCGACAATGGCCTATGGACTATTCAGGAAAGACAAAGCTACCGTGCAAAAGGGGATAAAGTGCGCGATTTCTTGCGCGGTATTGCGCTTTCTGAACGCCGCGAACCCAAAACGGCAAGCAATGATCGCTTCGACCAAATAGGACTGGGCGATAAGTCATTAAATATCACCGTGTATGATCAAGAACAAAACAGTCTTGCTGAATTCAAAATGGGGTCTAGACGCGAAAACAGCGCAAGCGGTCGATCCTTGACGTATATTTACAAAGATGGCGACACAAGAAGCTGGCTCGTCAGCGGACTTTCCGCAGCAAATGCAGATGCTTCCTGGTGGTTGGACGATGATCTTTTTCTTATTGATGCAAAGCGCACCCTGGAACTAAAGGCCGGAGGAACCGTATTCATCCGCGAGCCTGAGACAAATCGCTATACAATTGCTAAACCAGAAACATCAGCAAACGTCATTCCTGCAATAACACCCTCTGATGTCGTTAATTTCTTAAGCGACGTTACCTTCACTGATATTCAGAAACGCTCAAACGAAACCAATAAAGCCTTAAGCACTGGCTATCTAAAAACCTACGACGGCCTATCACTTGCTTATTCCATATATAAGATTGATAATTCCTTCTGGTTAAACCTTTCCGCCTCGTTCAATCCAGATGCCAGAGACGCTGGCGAAGAAGGTATTTTAGAGGGCTCGCCCGAAAACGGGGAGCAGGAAGCGGCTGACATTAATAAAAAGACGAGCGGATGGCTTTTCGCCGTTTCCGATAAAGATGCCGAGATGCTTTTACGCAGCACTGACGACTATATAAAAAACAGCGCAGAAACATCAGAAAATTAG
- a CDS encoding head GIN domain-containing protein — MQKGAYIIAAAGLVTTAALATNSSKDVSEEMRDVADFTNIALQGSMDVIVTVGKEKSVKVIADSDIIDYLETEVKGDRLIIDLEDGRSYRNIKKMQVIVTTPSLEGASLYGSGDMDIKDVKSNKFDFELRGSGDAVLRDFSVKKLDIDLAGSGDIEGDGSCDNLEIDLRGSGDIAARDIKCENVEVNLRGSGDVNVFAEKTAEVNVRGSGDVDVFGDPDTLDSNVRGSGDVNRR, encoded by the coding sequence ATGCAAAAAGGCGCTTATATTATAGCTGCAGCCGGCCTTGTAACAACCGCTGCGCTCGCAACAAATTCAAGCAAAGATGTTAGTGAAGAAATGCGGGATGTCGCCGACTTCACAAATATCGCCTTACAAGGCTCAATGGATGTTATTGTCACCGTTGGCAAAGAAAAGTCGGTAAAGGTTATCGCTGATAGCGACATTATCGATTATCTGGAAACGGAAGTGAAAGGTGACCGACTGATTATCGATCTGGAAGATGGGCGTTCATACAGAAATATTAAAAAAATGCAGGTCATTGTCACAACACCTTCCTTGGAAGGGGCGAGCCTCTATGGCTCTGGTGACATGGACATCAAAGACGTTAAGTCCAATAAATTTGACTTTGAATTACGCGGCTCCGGTGATGCTGTTTTGAGAGATTTTTCCGTTAAAAAACTGGATATTGATCTGGCCGGTTCAGGCGATATCGAAGGTGATGGCTCGTGTGACAATCTGGAAATAGACCTCAGGGGTTCTGGCGACATAGCTGCACGGGATATAAAATGCGAAAATGTTGAAGTTAACCTGAGAGGTTCTGGTGATGTGAATGTTTTTGCTGAAAAAACTGCTGAGGTGAATGTAAGAGGATCAGGTGATGTGGATGTATTTGGTGACCCGGATACTCTCGATTCTAATGTTCGCGGATCAGGTGATGTCAATCGTCGCTAA
- a CDS encoding Gldg family protein — protein MLKRLAPLHPLKPIYLMVLACLLFLSLSVLSDRFLRGISFDLTEDNLYTLSSGTKETLKAIEEPVQVTFYFSRSLAAPYPSLLSYGKRIEDTLKAFQAVAPGVIELSFVDPEPFSEAEDEAVEAGLTGAPLGDGSVLYFGVSATNSTNGAGNIPFISEERETFLEYDLIKMIIDLDALDKPKLALLSQLPLQFGPGGPQAALQGQSQPYVIYEQLQERFDITDLDQDFTDIPVETDILMLVHPPQLNDDQLYKLDQFVLKGGRALIFLDPHSESLDPGAFAPNGSNLAPLLRNWGVEIPSDKVVGDASLAQRVQVGGFGADSIQDFVFWLGMRDGFLSKEDIVAGSVDTLNIASAGAILPLEGHTTEITPLVQSSTVSMLFDASRAVGTPDTDSLLRDLEPTSEAYTLVARIHGTAASAFPAKSGSDHVAEGSINLVLASDSDLFDNRFWVQLQDLLGQRIVVPIAGNGSFILNLADHLTGSEALLELRGRGISRRPFNVVDRLRREAEAKFLNEEQRLQNRMATVEARLAELESQKPEGATVISNEQEQEISVFRNELLETRKALRAVKRNLQGDIEQLGSILAFLNIAGVPIALIILIGLRTYLRRKQSVE, from the coding sequence ATGCTTAAGCGATTAGCGCCTCTTCACCCCCTTAAGCCGATTTACCTTATGGTATTGGCCTGCCTTTTGTTTTTATCTCTATCCGTCTTGTCTGATCGGTTTCTCAGGGGAATATCATTCGATCTGACAGAAGATAATCTGTACACCTTGTCATCGGGCACAAAGGAAACTCTAAAGGCAATCGAGGAACCTGTTCAGGTAACCTTTTATTTTTCAAGAAGCCTGGCAGCGCCTTACCCCAGCTTGCTAAGCTATGGGAAACGAATAGAGGACACACTTAAAGCCTTTCAAGCTGTTGCACCAGGTGTCATTGAGCTTTCTTTCGTTGACCCTGAACCTTTTTCAGAGGCCGAAGATGAAGCGGTAGAGGCAGGATTAACGGGTGCACCGCTTGGTGACGGCTCCGTATTGTATTTTGGTGTGTCCGCGACAAATTCAACAAACGGTGCTGGAAATATCCCTTTCATTTCGGAGGAAAGAGAGACATTCCTCGAATATGATCTGATCAAAATGATCATTGATCTGGACGCTTTGGATAAACCAAAACTGGCACTTCTGAGCCAGCTGCCTCTTCAGTTTGGGCCAGGGGGACCGCAGGCTGCTTTACAAGGCCAGTCCCAACCTTATGTAATTTATGAACAACTTCAGGAACGGTTCGACATTACGGACCTTGATCAAGACTTCACAGACATTCCTGTAGAAACGGATATCCTGATGTTGGTTCATCCACCACAGTTAAATGATGATCAACTATATAAACTTGACCAATTTGTCCTAAAGGGTGGCAGAGCCCTTATTTTTCTGGATCCACATTCGGAATCGCTTGACCCGGGAGCGTTCGCACCAAACGGTTCGAACCTAGCCCCGCTTCTTAGAAATTGGGGCGTGGAAATACCAAGCGATAAAGTTGTTGGGGACGCATCACTAGCACAGCGGGTTCAAGTTGGCGGCTTTGGCGCTGATTCTATTCAGGATTTTGTGTTCTGGCTGGGCATGCGTGATGGGTTCCTGTCAAAAGAGGACATCGTAGCGGGCTCTGTCGATACTTTAAATATTGCCTCTGCGGGCGCTATTCTTCCACTTGAAGGTCACACCACTGAAATCACACCATTGGTTCAATCGAGCACAGTATCGATGCTTTTTGATGCAAGCCGCGCCGTTGGTACACCCGACACAGATAGCTTGCTTAGAGACTTGGAACCCACAAGCGAAGCCTACACACTTGTAGCCCGAATTCATGGGACTGCAGCCTCTGCTTTCCCAGCGAAATCCGGTTCAGATCATGTGGCTGAGGGCTCTATAAACTTGGTGCTCGCCAGCGACTCTGATTTGTTTGACAATAGATTTTGGGTGCAGTTGCAGGACCTACTCGGCCAACGCATTGTTGTTCCCATTGCCGGTAATGGCAGCTTTATTCTTAATCTGGCCGACCATCTTACAGGCTCTGAAGCTCTGCTTGAACTGAGAGGTAGGGGCATTTCAAGACGCCCCTTCAATGTCGTCGATAGATTGCGCCGTGAAGCAGAAGCAAAATTCCTGAACGAAGAGCAGCGGCTTCAAAATCGTATGGCGACGGTTGAAGCCCGCCTTGCAGAACTTGAAAGCCAAAAACCTGAGGGTGCGACAGTTATTTCAAATGAACAGGAACAGGAAATCAGCGTTTTCAGAAATGAATTACTGGAAACCCGCAAAGCACTCAGGGCTGTGAAACGAAATTTACAAGGCGACATTGAGCAACTTGGAAGTATCCTCGCGTTTCTAAATATTGCAGGTGTACCTATAGCCTTGATTATATTGATCGGGTTGCGTACATATTTGCGCCGTAAACAGTCTGTTGAATAA
- a CDS encoding glutathione S-transferase N-terminal domain-containing protein: MRQLFELCGNDRDIRFSPFAWRALFCLAHKGLEFERTPLMFLEKDPYEASGSTALPVLKDGETWVTDSLDIAKYLEATYQDNPLFGSDVALGQAQFLNNFFNQVVVGGLFPMLAADVFDLLSDDNGAYFRKTREPNFGGATLEQMRDKRDSMVDAYRASLNPIRATLGSQNFLCGDAPAWADYAAMGGFMWAKVVSKFDPIANDDPINAWRERMLDLFDGLGRSAKTV; the protein is encoded by the coding sequence ATGCGCCAACTATTTGAATTATGTGGAAATGACAGAGATATTCGCTTTAGCCCTTTCGCATGGCGGGCATTATTTTGCCTTGCTCATAAAGGCCTGGAGTTTGAGAGAACACCCCTGATGTTCCTTGAAAAAGACCCTTATGAGGCATCTGGCTCAACAGCTTTACCTGTTTTGAAAGACGGCGAAACCTGGGTTACAGACAGCCTCGATATCGCCAAATACCTTGAAGCTACATATCAAGATAATCCTCTGTTCGGTTCAGATGTTGCCCTTGGGCAGGCGCAATTCCTGAACAACTTTTTCAACCAGGTTGTCGTTGGTGGCCTGTTTCCAATGCTAGCCGCTGATGTTTTTGACCTGCTTAGCGATGACAATGGTGCCTATTTCCGAAAAACACGCGAACCAAATTTTGGCGGTGCAACACTTGAACAAATGCGCGACAAACGCGATTCTATGGTTGATGCGTACCGGGCGTCATTAAACCCTATACGTGCTACCCTTGGTTCACAGAATTTCCTTTGCGGTGACGCTCCAGCATGGGCAGATTATGCTGCAATGGGTGGTTTCATGTGGGCGAAGGTCGTTAGTAAATTTGACCCGATCGCGAATGATGATCCTATCAATGCATGGCGCGAACGTATGCTTGATCTGTTTGATGGCCTTGGCCGTTCTGCCAAAACGGTTTAA
- a CDS encoding ABC transporter ATP-binding protein, whose product MGHISVDVYIEAKDLRKNFGTFKAVDGISLSVKKGEVLGFLGPNGAGKTTTMKMLTGFLNPSSGSARICDQLITTGNPDARRSIGYLAEGAPLYGEMTVEAFLTFIAQAHRIPKDKINEAVSKASTAVQLETVQGQTIDTLSKGFKRRVGLAAAIIHEPDVLILDEPTDGLDPNQKHEVRSLIETMSAKRAIIISTHILEEVDALCSRVVVINKGQIVADDTPSGLRAKSRYHNAVTITVPKEISADVIATMNANTDIDKTEYTQEDKSVRITALNYKHKPIAATIDGLIKEEGWTVEQYAIEAGRLDDVFRSLTQGSVS is encoded by the coding sequence ATGGGGCATATATCAGTGGATGTGTATATTGAAGCCAAAGACCTGAGAAAGAACTTTGGAACATTCAAGGCAGTGGACGGAATATCTCTCAGCGTTAAAAAGGGAGAAGTTCTTGGATTTTTAGGCCCAAATGGCGCTGGCAAAACCACAACAATGAAAATGCTAACAGGGTTTCTGAACCCTAGCTCAGGGTCTGCTCGGATATGTGATCAACTGATTACAACAGGAAACCCAGACGCAAGACGGTCCATTGGATACTTGGCAGAAGGTGCCCCCTTGTACGGGGAAATGACCGTAGAGGCTTTTCTTACCTTCATTGCTCAAGCACATAGAATTCCTAAAGACAAAATCAACGAAGCTGTTTCAAAAGCCTCAACCGCAGTGCAACTTGAAACAGTGCAAGGTCAAACGATTGATACGCTTTCAAAAGGCTTCAAACGACGCGTTGGTCTAGCCGCAGCAATAATTCACGAACCTGATGTTTTGATTTTGGACGAGCCAACGGACGGCCTTGACCCCAATCAAAAACACGAAGTTCGCAGCCTGATCGAAACCATGTCTGCAAAACGAGCAATCATTATATCCACGCATATCCTGGAGGAAGTAGATGCTCTTTGCTCACGTGTTGTTGTGATCAACAAGGGTCAGATTGTTGCCGACGATACACCTTCGGGCTTACGCGCAAAATCACGCTATCATAATGCGGTGACCATTACAGTTCCAAAGGAAATCAGTGCTGATGTTATTGCAACAATGAATGCAAATACCGATATCGATAAGACCGAATACACCCAAGAAGACAAATCGGTTCGCATTACAGCTCTCAATTACAAACATAAACCTATTGCAGCCACCATTGACGGGCTCATCAAAGAGGAAGGCTGGACCGTTGAACAATATGCTATCGAAGCCGGTCGATTAGACGATGTTTTTCGCTCTCTTACCCAAGGGAGTGTATCATGA
- a CDS encoding PEPxxWA-CTERM sorting domain-containing protein, which yields MKKLLAAFSLLSLMISSAAFGTQTFRLFDHGFGSLGPDYGLRLDYLDGSGAHNLFSVSNLDGAFVTLTYTDVTDTTGVVEIDGTVVRNSDNNSFRLNYTFEANRLGLPGDPFNGFKAVDGTSSGTLFGVLDGGGDFTFEGKSNGSYFGLLAFDGHRLPNDSSTGVFRGWVVDKDRPCCNDFLVTVGAIPEPATWLMMIIGFSVVGIAVQRRRKALFA from the coding sequence ATGAAAAAATTACTCGCTGCTTTTAGCTTATTATCACTGATGATAAGCTCTGCTGCGTTTGGAACACAAACATTCAGATTGTTTGATCATGGCTTTGGGTCGCTTGGCCCAGATTACGGATTACGCCTTGATTATCTTGACGGTTCTGGCGCGCACAATCTGTTTAGCGTTAGCAACCTTGATGGCGCATTTGTAACGCTTACTTACACTGATGTCACAGACACTACTGGTGTTGTAGAAATCGACGGTACTGTTGTTCGCAATTCAGACAATAACTCATTCCGCTTAAACTATACGTTTGAAGCAAACCGTCTTGGCTTACCTGGCGATCCATTCAATGGTTTCAAAGCCGTAGACGGCACATCATCTGGCACGCTGTTTGGTGTCCTTGATGGCGGAGGAGATTTCACCTTTGAAGGCAAAAGCAACGGTAGCTACTTTGGCCTCCTCGCGTTTGATGGCCATAGACTGCCAAACGACAGCTCAACAGGTGTTTTCCGTGGCTGGGTCGTGGATAAAGACCGCCCATGCTGTAATGACTTCCTTGTGACCGTTGGAGCAATACCAGAGCCCGCAACATGGTTGATGATGATCATTGGGTTTTCTGTTGTTGGAATTGCCGTCCAACGCCGCAGAAAAGCTCTATTCGCATAA
- a CDS encoding head GIN domain-containing protein, with the protein MMDKDSFFKHGVFGVAIVALISAAAISGNSSDNGDDDNSYSVSIDLDDDYESANGDRVTETRDLAAFNQIQVKGGIELDLTAGGEQSVTVSTDSNRINLVETYVENDTLVIDLSERKRKRFWNNVDVDVKISVANFDGIEILGAVDGDLTNINSDRFEIDIRGAADLKLEGNCKTLVLDMRGAGDIDADKLECESVDVDLKGAGAASVYASQSVDALLAGVGSINVYGDPKDVNKRTGGIGTIQIK; encoded by the coding sequence ATGATGGATAAAGATAGCTTTTTCAAACACGGCGTTTTTGGCGTTGCAATAGTAGCACTTATAAGTGCGGCTGCCATATCGGGCAATTCATCTGACAACGGCGATGATGATAATAGTTATTCCGTTTCAATTGACCTGGACGACGATTATGAAAGCGCCAATGGTGACCGTGTTACTGAAACCCGGGACCTTGCGGCTTTCAATCAAATTCAAGTTAAAGGCGGTATTGAACTAGACCTAACGGCAGGCGGGGAACAATCAGTTACCGTTTCAACAGACAGCAACCGTATTAACTTGGTAGAAACTTACGTCGAAAATGATACGCTCGTTATCGACCTGAGCGAACGCAAGAGAAAACGATTTTGGAATAATGTTGATGTTGATGTGAAAATTTCTGTTGCGAACTTTGACGGGATTGAAATCCTCGGCGCTGTAGACGGCGACTTGACCAACATTAACTCAGACCGCTTTGAAATTGACATCCGGGGCGCAGCAGACCTGAAACTTGAAGGTAATTGTAAAACACTTGTTTTGGACATGCGTGGCGCTGGCGATATTGATGCAGACAAACTTGAGTGTGAAAGCGTTGACGTTGATTTAAAAGGCGCTGGCGCAGCTAGCGTTTATGCAAGTCAATCTGTTGACGCCTTGCTCGCAGGGGTCGGAAGTATCAATGTATACGGCGATCCGAAAGACGTTAACAAACGCACTGGCGGCATTGGCACGATCCAGATTAAATAA